The following is a genomic window from Collimonas fungivorans Ter331.
GGGCGCGCATTCGAAGGAATTGTCCGAGCTGCTGCGGCGGCTGGACCGGGGCGGTTATCGCGGCGACTACAGCTTCGAAGTGTTCAACGACGATTACCTGCAGCTGTCGCCCGACATCGTGGCCCGCCGCGCCCACCGCGCCGCCAAGTGGGTGACCGACCAGGTCCTGCGGCGCAGCCTGCAGGTGCGCCAGCCGAGCGCGGGACATCCGACCATGGCTTGAGCGCCTGCCCTATATAAAACACCAGCTGCAAACAATAAAAAACGCAGCGTCACCAAGGAGACAGCATGACCCATCGCCCGAAATCCGTCCTGGCGCCGAACCGCCCGGACCTGCATTTTTTCCCTGTCTCGAACTTCCATGCGCCGGCGGCCATCGCCGTGCCATAGGAAACAGTTGTCCCACCGGGCTCTCAGGCCCGTGCAATTCATCATAAAAAAACCAAATGGAGATGTCATGAAGAAGAAATTCGTCGCGGCCTGCAGCCTCGCCGGCTGTTCGGTGCTGGCGCAGGCTGAACCAAACCTCACCCTGTACGGCGACCTGGACCAGTACCTTGGGTACATCCACAGCAGCAGCGGCAAAAGCGTCACCGGCCTGAACGACGGCGCCATCCTGCGCAGCCGGCTCGGCTTGCGCGGCGTGGAAGAGCTGGGCGGCGGCTACCAGACCCGGTTCACGCTGGAACAAGGCTTGAACGCCAACACCGGCGGCGCGGCCGATTCCAGCCGCCTGTTCGACCGCCAGGCATGGGTGGGCATGAATACGCCGGCAGGCGAGTTCCGCGTCGGCCGCCAGAACAGCATCGTGTTCTTCATCGGCGGCGCCATCGACTACACCGAACGCACTACCTACGGCTCGGTCATCAATACCTTCGGCGTACCGTCACGCTACGACAACGATATCTCGTACAAATCGCCGCGCGTGGCCGGCTTCCAGTTCGACGCCCATTACGCGCTGACCGAAACCGCAGGCGAAAGCGTAGGCGCGCGCGGCGTATACCAGCTCGGGCTGGACTATAGCAAAGGACCATACCGCGCCGGCTACGCCGGATTGTGGGCCAAGCCGGCGGCGAACGCGCAGTTTTCGGAGAAGGTGGTTTATCACAACCTGTACGCCAATTACGACTACGGCAAGGGCAAGCTGTATTTCGCTTATGTACGCAGCAACAACGTCACAAGCAATGCCAGCGGCAATACCGCTGCGGCCATCCTGAATAACGTCAGTATTCCCGGCAATGCCTTCACCGGCGCCAATGCGGATGTGCAACGCATGTACAACATCTTCCAGGTTTCGGCCGATTATCGCCTCAGCCCGCAATGGCGGATCGGCGCCTTGTATGGCGTGATGCAGGATACGTCGCAGCGGGATTCAGGCGCGCAGGGCGGCAACCTTGGGACTTACTACGATTTATCCAAACGGACCACGCTGTACGGTTTCGCCAGCTACATGAAGAACGACGCCAACGCAGGCTTCCGTTTCAGCGGTTCGGCCGGTCCCACCGCCAACCTGGCCGGAGCGGATATCAACGGTAAGAGCCTGGCCGGTTTGCAAGCCGGCATCTTGCACCGGTTTTAAACGCACCGTTTCCACATTATCATGGAGGGGATCCGTTCTCTTCGTGCAAAAAATACACCTATAGATCACCGAGGACGTCATGTCTATATCTACAGCAACGCAACAAGTCAAGGCGCCGGCCGCCGCCGCAGCACAGAAAACTGCACTGCACACAGCTACCCGTTCGCCGCGCAAGGCCGCGCTCGCCAGCTGGATCGGCAGCGCTGTCGAATATTACGATTTTTTCATCTACGGCACCGCCGCGGCGCTGGTGTTCGGCAAGATATTTTTCCCCTCGGTCGATCCCATAGCCGGCACCGTGGCGGCGTTCGCCACTTTCGGCGTCGGTTATGTGACACGGCCGATAGGGGCGGTGCTGCTGGGCCATATCGGCGACCGGTACGGGCGCAAGAAAGTGCTCACGTTCACCTTGCTGCTGATGGGAATCTCCACTTTCCTGGTCGGCCTGCTGCCGACCTATGGACAAGTCGGCATCAGCGCGCCGGTCATGCTGGTGGTGCTGCGCATGCTGCAAGGGGTGTCGGCGGCAGGCGAGCAGGCCGGCGCCAATTCGATGACGCTGGAGCATGCGCCGCCGCATCGGCGCGCCTTTTTCACCAGCTTCACCCTGAGCGGTACCCAGGCCGGCCTGATCCTGGCGACCCTGGTGTTCCTGCCGATCTCGGCGCTGCCGGAAGAACAGCTGTTGTCCTGGGGCTGGCGCGTTCCGTTTTTCCTGAGCGCGATCGTGGTGCTGGTGGGCATCTGGGTGCGCCGCACCTTGCCCGAGACGCCCGCCTTCGAACAGGAAAAATCGCACAAGCAAACCAGGCTGCCGCTGGCGGTGCTGCTGCGCGAACACAAGAAAAGCCTGGCGCGTGTCATCTTTGCGGCCCAGATCTCGGTGGTGAGCACCATCTTCAGCGTGTTCACGCTGTCCTATGCAGTCAACACCATGCACATCGCCCGCGCTACCATGCTGACCGTGCTGATCCTGGCGAATGTCGTCGCCTTGGCCGCGATCCCGGCGTTCGCCGCCTTGTCGGACCGCATCGGCCGCAAACCGGTGTTCATCTTCGGCGCGCTGGGCTCGGCATGCCTGATCTGGCCTTACCTGTGGTGCATCAGCCAGGCCAATATCCCGCTCATCTTCGTGTTCGGCCTGCTGTTGTCCGGTGTTGTGTATAGTGCGGCGAACGGCGTCTGGCCATCCCTGTACGGTGAAATGTTCGATACCCGGGTGCGCTTGTCCGGCATGGCGATCGGCACCCAGATCGGTTTTGCCCTGGGCGGTTTTGCGCCGACCATCAGCGCGGCTATCCTGAAGCCGGGCGCTGACGGCTGGATGCCGGTGGCGGTATTCGTCAGCGTTACCGCGCTGATCGCCGCCATCTCGGCGGCTACCGCGCGCGAGACTTATCGCACGCCCATGCAAGAGCTGGGCAGAGCCTAGGCGGCGCGAATTGAATCATCCGGAGACGATAATGAAGACAAAAATCCTTGCAACTGGAAACATCTCGGCAGGCCGCAGGGCGCGCAAAGCGGCGCTCGGCAGTTTTGTCGGCGCGGTGGTCGACTGGTATGACTTCCTGTTGTATGGCATCACCGCGGCCCTGGTGTTCAATACCCAGTTCTTTCCCAATGTCAGTCCGACCATCGGCACGCTGGCGGCTTTCGCCACGTTCGGCGTGGGTTTCCTGTTCCGGCCGCTGGGCGGCATCGTGTTCGGCCATTTCGGCGACCGGCTAGGCAGGAAGCGCATGCTGGTGATCACTGTGATGGTGATGGGCGTTTCCACGGCGCTGATCGGCCTGTTGCCGACGTACGCCAGCATTGGCTGGTACGCGCCGTTGGCGCTGGTGCTGCTGCGCGCCTTGCAGGGTTTTGCAGTCGGCGGCGAATGGGGCGGGGCCGCGCTGATGGCGGTCGAAAGCGCGCCGGAAGGAAAAAAAGCCTTCTACAGCAGCGGCGTACAAGTCGGTTACGGCGTCGGCCTGGTGCTGGCGACCGGCATCGTGTCGATCCTCACCCATACGCTGAGCAACGATGCCTTCATGTCCTGGGGCTGGCGCGTCCCTTTCCTGGTCAGCATCGTGCTGGTGCTGGTGGCGGCGTGGATACGCTCGACCATGGAAGAGTCCCAGGAATTCGTCGCCAAGGTCGGCAGCGAGCACAAGGTGAAAGTCCCGCTGCTGGCGGCGTTGCGCAACCATCCCGAGAGTTTCCTGCTGATCATTGCATTGCGCATGGCGGAGATGTTCACGATGTACATCGTCACCGCATTTGCCCTGGCTTATTCAACCAAGAACCTTGGCATGTCGCGCGACCTGTTCCTGAACATCAGCCTGCTGGTCGGCGCCGTGAGCTGCGTGACGATCCCGGCTTTCGCGATGCTGGCGGACCGGATCGGGCTGAAGCGCGTGTATGTGACCGGAGCGGTGATAGGACTGCTGTCCGCAGTGCCGTTTTTCCTCGCCATGGAAGCCCGCTCGGTCGCCTGGATCGTGATCTTCTCGGTGCTGCTGGCCAATATCGCACACGACATGGTGGTCAGCGTGCAGCAACCGCTGTTTACCGAATTTTTCGGGGCGGAATACCGCTACAGCGGCGCCGGCGTCGGCTACCAGTTCGCCAGCGTGGTCTGCGGCGGGTTTACGCCGTTCATCGCAACCGCCTTGCTGGGCGTTGACGGCAGCTGGCATGCCGTGGCGGCCTATCTCGCCGGCGGCTGCCTGCTGTCGGTGATTGTCTCGGCGCGCATGAAAATGGGCAAACCCGCGGCGCAGCCGAGCGCGACGCCATCTTATCCGCAGTCCACGAGTTCGACGCTGGTGATTTGATTCTCTGGAGCCGGCTGTTTGGGGCGTTTCCGGATGGAGATTGCCACCACGAAGGTCTGGTCGGCAAAAAAATCATTCATCGCCGCAGTTCAATTCGAAGTAACCGCGCGCCAGCGACAAGCCATTGACCAGGATTTCAATCTCATGCCGTCCCGGGTAATGCACGCGCGTGGTGAAATCCCGGATGCTCTGGCTGCGTTCGACGGAGACACGCTGGGCGGCCGCCAGCGTCAGTTCCTTGAGCTTGAAGACCTTGGCCGCCGTCGCGCCGGATTTTTTTACGTAATGCATCTTGTAGTCGATCACCAGGTGCTGGCTTGCCGCCGATTTTGAGGCAAGCTCAAACGACAGGGTCACCCGCTCGCCCAAGGCAAGCCGGCGCGGCGTCACCGCGAACTTGCTGAGCTTGACTTCCGGCGCGGCGCCGGCGCCGATCACTGCCAGCGCCCGCGTGTTGCCGGCCTTGATCAGCGAGCGCAGCGCGTGCCTGGCGATCCAGGCGCAATGGGGATGGTCGAGCGGCCAGGCGGCGAGGCGGTCCAGCACCCAGTCCGGATGCGATTTGGTGACGTCGTTCAGGTGGTTGGCGACCGATTTGCGGACATACAGGCTGGGATCCGCGCGCAGGTTTTCCAGGATGGGCGCCGCCAGCGACGGCTCGGCAAGGATGGCGTCGAGCCGGAACGACCACGGCAGGCGCGGACGGCAGCCTTCGCTGGCAAGGCGGCGCACGGCCTCGCTGTCGTCGCGCGACCAGGTTTGCATGATGGCCAGCGCCCGTTGCAGGTCGGCGCGCAGGAATTCGCGTACGGCGAATTCGGAGGAACCGAAGCCGGTGAAATACTTGAGTGCATCCATCGACCAGTCGAAATCGTCCAGTCCGTGCTGGCCCACGTAGTCGGGCAGGACCAGGGTGGCGAAACCGTGATCGATGCGCGGCGCCAGCGCGCGCAGGATCTTGACCGTCTTGCGGTAATCCGCCGGCAGCGTCGCGTGTAGGGCCTCTGTCATGCGGCGCAGGCGCTGCATCAGGCTCAGGCCGTCGAGTCCGGCGAATGCGATCTTGAGGAAGCGCTTGGCGTCGAACGCCGGGTAGATCGCCGCCAGTTCAAGCGCCACGCTGCGGAAGCGGGCCTTGTCAAAGATTTCTTTTAATGCAGTGTTTTCAGTGGCTGCCATGCTGTGCTCTCCGGCCGGATCCGTTTATTGTCTCCGAAAGCAACAGCTTAACCGCGGCTCCTGACAGCTGCTGTCAGGAGCCGCGCTGCGGTTCTTAACGCCGATAACGTTCTGCCGCATGTTCCTGGGCGAAGTTCGGCAGCATTGCCTGGCGCGCTGAGTTGAAGGTTTCCCACTGGCCGGCGTCAGGCAAGGACGGGATGGTCACCTGTTCGCGGCGGTCGAAGCCAAGCAGCGCCGCATCGACCAGTTCGCCCACCTCCATGACACCCTGCAGCGCATTGACGTCGCGTCCGGAGCGTTCCCAGATCTCAGTGCGGGTCGCTGCCGGCAGCACGGCTTGCACGTACAATCCGCGCGCGCCGAGTTCGGCGTTCAGGGCTTGCGAGTAGGTCAGTACATAGGCCTTGGTCGCACCGTATACGCCGAGCGGGAATTCCGGCGCCAGCGCCACCACCGACGCAATGTTCACGATGGCGCCTTCGCCCTGGGCCACGAAACGCGGGATGACCGCAGCCGCGAGCCGCGTCACCGCGGTGATGTTGAGGCGGATCAGGCGGTCCTGCAGCTCGACGTCCGCATCCAGCAAGCCGCCCGGCGCCGCCGCTCCTGCATTGTTGACCAGCAGCCCGATCCGCGCATCCTCGCGCAGCCGGGTCTCGACCAGCTTGAGGTCGGAGGCTTCCGTCAGGTCGGCCTTGATGATGTCGATGCTGACACCGGTTTCGGCGCGCAGGCGCTCGGCCAGCGCCGCCATGCGCGCCTGGTCGCGCGCCACCAGCACGAGATCGTGTCCGCGGGCGGCCAGGCGTTCAGCGTAAGTGGCGCCGATGCCGCCGGAAGCGCCGGTGATGAGTACGGTTGTTTTAGCTTGCTTAGTCATGGGGAGTCCTGATTTTGGTTGTTGAAAAGAAATATAAATGATGAAATTATTATTCATTATGAACATCAGCATTACAATCATGATCGCCATCATGTATAATGTCAAGCATCAAAAGGAGAGGTCATGAAGATAAGCCGCGAACAGGTTGCCGAAAACCGCACGCGCATTCTCGATGCTGCAGCACGCCTGTTTCGCGAGCGCGGCTTTGAAGGCGTCACCGTGGCGCAGATCATGAATGCCGCCAGCCTTACGCATGGCGCGTTTTACGGGCACTTCACATCCAAGGACGATTTGATCGCCCAGGCTTGCGCGCATGTCTTGACGCCGCCCGGGGGCGACCCCCATCCGCAGCGGATGGCCGATTTTGCCGCACAATACCTGAGCGCTGCCCATCGCGACGATCCCGGATGCGCCTGTCTGTTTTCGACGTTAGGCACGGAAGCCGTGCGCGCCGGCGATGACGTACGCCATGCCATGACCGAGAGCGTACGGCGCCAGCTCGAGAAGTTCAGCCAGAGCGCGCCGGGGCAGACCGCCGAGGAGCGGCGCCGCGCCGCGGTCGGCAGCTGGTCAGCCATGATCGGGGCGCTGATGCTGGCGCGCCTGGTCGACGATGCCGAATTGTCCGATCGATTGCTGGCGGATACGCTAGCGTGGCTGGAAGCGGGAAAGTAAGTGTTGTCATCAGGCAGTCACTGAAAGAAGCCATAATCGCCGGATTCAATCTCATCCCAAATGGCCATGCACCTCTCAAATATCCGTCGCACATCCCGTCCAGTCCTGATCCTGACCCAGCTCGCCGCTGCCGCTGCATTGACCGCCTGCGGCGGAGGCGGCGACAGCAACAACCTGGCCTCAGCCAAATTCCAGACCCTGGACGGCGCCGCGCCGCTGGTGATCGGGCATCGCGGGTTGCCGGGGCTGTATCCGGAAGAGACGCAGCCGTCTTATGAAGCCGCGGCCGACGTCGGCGCCGATTCGCTGGAAGAAGACCTGCACCTGACCAAGGATTGCGTGCTGGTTGCGCGCCACAATCCGTGGCTGAGCGACAACACCAACATCACCACGGTGGCCCAGACCAACGCCACCGTGGCGGCGCGCAAACGCACCGTGCCGGGCGTGCTGGTGAATGTCAGCTACTCGCTCGCCACCTACGGCGGTCCGGCGCAATACCTGAGCGACCTGACCGATCCCAACGATCCGAAATCGGTGTTGAAATCGCTGGTGGTGGACGGCGAGGACCATACCGGCGACTGGTCGATCACCGACTTCACCGTCGCCGAGCTGAAACAATGGATAGGCGGCACCACCTACGATGCGCGCGACCAGCGGCCGACCGCGCTGAACGGCAAATATCCGATCCTGACGATGCAGGAAATCATCGATATCGCCAAGGCCAAGGGCGCCGCCAGCGGCCGCACGATTTCGATCTATCCGGAATCGAAGAACCCGTACTGGAACAATGCGCAAGCCATCGCCAACGGCTGCGGCAGCGGCAAGCATCCGTTCGAAGATGCGATCATCAAGCTCATCAAGGACAACAACCTGAACAGCAAGACTGCGCCGATCTATGTGCAGAGCTTCGATCCGGCCAGCCTGAAGTACATGCGCGCCGCCGGCCTGAATACGAAGATGGTGCAGCTGGTCGACGGCAACGACGTCAACTACAAGACCGGCGAAATGATTTACCAGACCAGCGATGTCTATAATTTCGTCGATGGCCGCCCATACAGCTGGACCCTGGCCGGCGACGGCCGTTACTTCGGCGCCATGCTGACCCCGGCCGGGCTGGCTGAAATCAAGACCTATGCCGACGGCATCGGTCCCTGGAAACCGCAGGTGATGGCGCATACCATCGTGCCGTTCAAAGCAACCAACGCCGACGGCACGCCTTACACCGGCTCGCTGGCCGACGTCAACACGATCACGCCCACCAGCCTGATCGCTGATGCGCACAAGGCTGGCCTGTTCGTGCATTCCTATACTTTCCGCAACGAGCAGAAGTACCTGGCCGGCATCTACAAGGGCGACCCGAGCGCGGAATTCCTGACTTACTTCCGGGCCGGGATCGATGGCGTGTTTACCGATTTCGCCAACACTGGAGTGGCTGCGCGTACTGCTTTTATCAAGGAAGCCAGGCAGTAAGACAGAGGCGGGTTCAGGCGTAGCTCAGCCTGGGCTGGAAATCGCCGCGGCCTTCCGGCATGACGTCGAACAGGTTCCACATCGGATCCAGCATGTCGTTGTGGCGGTAGTCCTGGCCGGGCTCGGACGGCACGTAAAGCATCTCCGAGCCCCAAGTATGGCGGATCACGCCGTCGCTGCTGCGGTGGAATACGTTGAGCATCGGCATGTCCCATTCTTCGCCATCCTTGAAGTCCTGCTGCCTGCGCATCTGCGGGCTGAGGGCGCTGGAATCGCCGAAGTAATCGCTGTCGTAGCTGTTGCCGTCGGTGGACAGCAGGTGCAGCCCGTGCCAGCCGCGTTCCTTGGCGAAAGCGAGGAGATCCGCCAACGGCCGCTTGGCGACCACCACGAAGTTGAGACGCTGGTCGATGTGCCGTACCTGGCCATCGATGCCGTCGAGGAAATGGGTGCAGCCGGGGCAGGGCCGCTTGCGCTCCGGGCCGTACATGAAACTGTAGATCGCCAGCGTATCCTTGCCGGGCGCGAACAGTTCCGACACATGCACCGGACCGTCGGCGCCGACAAAACGATAATCCTGTTTCAATTCGCCGCCGGGAGGCAGGGCGCGGCGCCGGGCGGCGACGCTCTCGATCTGGCGCCGCAGCGCCATTTCCTCGGCCAGCAGGGCGGCGCGGGCGCTACGGTAACCGGCGCTCTCGCCGGGAAAACGAAGTTGCTGCAGTTCAGGCCTGGTCGACATGACGGGCTCCTCGGTTTGGCGTTCATGGCGTTCAAGCAACCAGTATATACGCGGAGAATTCGCTCACAAGCCGGGTGCTCAGGACGTTTATGGCCTGCCTGACAAGGTGTTTGTCTTTCATCAAGCCCCGGCGACCGACAGCAGCATCACCGCGCCCACCTCCAGCAGGTCGCTGAGGCCGTGCGCGATCATCGGCGCCAGCAGGCTGCGCGAACGTTCCATCAGCCAGACGTAGGTCAGGCCGAAGAGGAAGGCGTAGAGCTGCTGGGCGATCGCCTGGTACAGCGGATCCTGGAAGAAACTGCCGTAGTGGGCTGCGCCGAACAGCAGGCTCACGATCACGCCTGACACCGGGATCTCGAACCGGGCCAGGCGCACCCGTCCAGGCACCAGCACGGTCAGCATGCCTACCAGCACGCCACGGAAGATGATCTCTTCGTTGGGGCCGGCGACGAACATCACCGCCAGCCAGCCGGGGATGCCGAGCGCGGTCATCTCGTAGCCGCCTTGGGGCGCAGTGCGGCTGAGCAGCTGCGGCCAATAGTCGGCCACCAGCATCAGCAACGCCATGCCGATGCCGATCAGCACCGCCAGGCCGGCATAGCTGCGCTGCGGCGGCCAGCGCAGATAAGGATCGGCCTTAGGCAGATAGCGGCGCATGACCAGGACCGCCATCAGTCCGGCTGTAATCTGGAACAGCTCGGCCAGGCCGACAAAGGCCCAGACCTGATGGTGGAACCAGCCGGCCTGATGCTTGAACAGCCAGCGTGCGGCTTCGCGCGGCGGCCACAGCATCAGCTGCATCAGGATCGCTGCGAGCGCGATCGGCCACAGGCGGAACTTGAATCCGGTAATTTCAAAAAGCGGGCGGCTGGGCGCGAGGGCGGTGGTATCGGTCATGGACTGACGATATCAGGCAGCGGCCGTCGCAGTCTTGAACGAATGTTTCAGTGTGCTGCGCCAGGCGCCGGGCGAGCGGCCGGTGAAGGCCTTGACGTCGCGATTCATGTGCGCCTGGTCGGCATAGCCGGCGGCAGCGGCGATCTCGATCAGGCTGGCGCCGCCATCGACGATCATGCGCCAGGCCAGGCGGGCGCGGGCTTCGATACGGTAGCGCGTCGGACTGACGCCATAGACGGCGCGGAACCAGCGGAACGCCGTCACCCGCGACACGCCGTTTTCTTGCGACCAGAGCCGCACGCCGGCCGGATCGGAAGCGGTCAGCGCCTCGGCCAGCAGGTCCGGCGCTTCGCTCAGTTTGCCCTGGCTCTGGCGCCAGCCATCCGTGAGCGCTGCCGCAGCCTCCAGCGAATCGCGCCCGGCCAGGCGGATCACCAGGTCGGGATCGTTTACCTGGCCGCATGCCGATGCGGCGACAGGCATGGCTACCGGCAGGTTCAGGACCCTGGCGCCGCGCGGGATGGCGCGGTTCCAGTGGGCCGAAAAGGGCGCGTGCAACAGGACGTCGCCGGCCCGCACATGCCAGCGTCCGCATTCGCCGGCTTCCTGGTAGCCGCCGTCGAGCACGATGGTGGCATAGGCTTGGGCATGGATGTGGCGCGGAATCACGGTTCCGGGCTCAAGGATGCAACTGGGCGTTTGCTGGAAGCTGGGCATGCTGGAAAAGGAATGCGTAGCGATGGATTGCATATTGCAGCATATTGTTACCTGAAGGCAAGGCGACTCTGCTCCGGCAGCAGGTGACTGGCAATTAGGTATTGCAAAGCTAAAATTTAACCATTATGATTGCCACAAGCGAATTGGTCCAACCAATGGACCTATAGACCGATTGTCATCAATCGGCAGTCCACACGATCAATAATATGGAGACAGTGTTCATGAGGCTTCAAGGAAAACGCATCCTGGTGACTGCGGCAGGCCAGGGTATAGGACGCGCCAGCGCCGTGATGTTTGCCCGCGAGGGGGCGCAGGTGCTGGCTACCGATATCAACCAGGCGGCGCTGGACGAAACCGCCGCGCTGGCCCGCGCCGCCGGCGCCGAGCTGGTCACCCGCCATCTCGACGTCACCGACGCCAAGGCGGTGGCGGCATTGGCGCAGACCGGTTCGTCTTTCGACGTGCTGTTCAATTGCGCCGGCTTTGTCCATCACGGCAGCATCCTCGATTGCACCGAACAGGACTGGGAGTTCTCCTGGAACCTCAACGTTTCCTCCATGTACCGCCTCATCCGCACGCTGCTGCCGGGCATGCTGGCGCAGGGCGGCGGTTCCATCATCAACATGGCGTCGGCCGCTTCCAGCGTCAAGGGCGTGCCCAATCGTTTCGTGTACGGCGCCACCAAGGCGGCGGTGATCGGCCTGACCAAGGCGGTGGCTGCCGATTTCGTCGCCAAGGGCATCCGTTGCAATGCTATCTGCCCCGGCACCGTCGAATCGCCTTCTCTCGAAGCGCGGATCAAAGAACAGGCGCGGCAGCAAAACGTGCCGATCGCCGACATCGAGGCCGCGTTTGTCGCCCGCCAGCCGATGGGACGGGTCGGCAAGGCCGACGAAATCGCGGCCCTGGCCTTGTACCTGGCTTCCGATGAATCTTCCTTCACTACCGGCGCCATCCATCTGATCGATGGCGGCTGGTCCAATTGATCCATCCCTGTTGAATAACGTCACCATGAAAGCGAAACCATGAAGTTGTTGAGATACGGCCAGAAGGGCCAGGAAAAACCCGGCGTGCTGGATGCACAGGGACGCGTGCGCGACTTGTCTGGCGTGGTGACGGATATCGCCGGCCGTTTCCTGACGCCGCAGGAGCTGGATAAATTGCGAGCGCTGGACCTGGACAGCCTGCCGTTGGTCGCCGGTACGCCGCAGCAAGAGCTACGCCTCGGACCCTGCGTCGGTGCCGTCGGCAAGTTCATCTGCATCGGCCTGAACTATTCCGACCACGCCGCCGAATCGGGCATGGAAGTGCCGTCGGAACCGGTGGTGTTCAACAAATGGACCAGCGCCATCTGCGGTCCGGACGACGACGTCGAAATTCCGCGCGGTTCCCTGAAGACCGACTGGGAAGTGGAGCTGGGCGTGGTGATCGGCCTGGGCGGCCGCTATATCAGTGAAGCCGACGCCCTCAAGCACGTCGCCGGCTATTGCGTGATCAACGATGTCTCCGAGCGCCAATACCAGCTGGAACTGGGCGGCACCTGGGACAAGGGCAAGGGCTGCGATACCTTCGGCCCGCTCGGCCCCTGGCTGGTGACCGCCGATGAAGTGGCCGATCCGCATGCTCTCGGCTTGTGGCTGGAAGTGGACGGCCATCGCTACCAGAACGGCAATACCTCGACCATGGTGTTCCGGGTGCCGGCGCTGGTCAGCTACCTGAGCCGCTTCATGAGCTTGCAGCCCGGCGATGTGATTTCCACCGGCACGCCGCCCGGCGTCGGACTCGGACAGAAGCCGCCGGTCTACCTGCGCGCGGGCCAGGTAATGCGGCTCGGCATAGATGGCCTGGGAGAGCAGCGCCAAACTACCATCTCACTTTAAAGAGAACCACGATGACGACAATTCGATCAATCCGCGTGCTGGATGTGCGGTTCCCGACCTCGCAAATGCTGGACGGCTCGGACGCGATGAATCCGGATCCCGATTACTCCGCCGCCTATGTCGTTCTGGAAACCGACCAGCCCGGCCTGGAAGGGCACGGCCTGACCTTCACCATCGGCCGCGGCAATGAAATCTGCTGCGCCGCGATCAAAGCGATGGAACACCTGGTGGTCGGCCTCAAGCTGGACTGG
Proteins encoded in this region:
- a CDS encoding porin, yielding MKKKFVAACSLAGCSVLAQAEPNLTLYGDLDQYLGYIHSSSGKSVTGLNDGAILRSRLGLRGVEELGGGYQTRFTLEQGLNANTGGAADSSRLFDRQAWVGMNTPAGEFRVGRQNSIVFFIGGAIDYTERTTYGSVINTFGVPSRYDNDISYKSPRVAGFQFDAHYALTETAGESVGARGVYQLGLDYSKGPYRAGYAGLWAKPAANAQFSEKVVYHNLYANYDYGKGKLYFAYVRSNNVTSNASGNTAAAILNNVSIPGNAFTGANADVQRMYNIFQVSADYRLSPQWRIGALYGVMQDTSQRDSGAQGGNLGTYYDLSKRTTLYGFASYMKNDANAGFRFSGSAGPTANLAGADINGKSLAGLQAGILHRF
- a CDS encoding MFS transporter — its product is MSISTATQQVKAPAAAAAQKTALHTATRSPRKAALASWIGSAVEYYDFFIYGTAAALVFGKIFFPSVDPIAGTVAAFATFGVGYVTRPIGAVLLGHIGDRYGRKKVLTFTLLLMGISTFLVGLLPTYGQVGISAPVMLVVLRMLQGVSAAGEQAGANSMTLEHAPPHRRAFFTSFTLSGTQAGLILATLVFLPISALPEEQLLSWGWRVPFFLSAIVVLVGIWVRRTLPETPAFEQEKSHKQTRLPLAVLLREHKKSLARVIFAAQISVVSTIFSVFTLSYAVNTMHIARATMLTVLILANVVALAAIPAFAALSDRIGRKPVFIFGALGSACLIWPYLWCISQANIPLIFVFGLLLSGVVYSAANGVWPSLYGEMFDTRVRLSGMAIGTQIGFALGGFAPTISAAILKPGADGWMPVAVFVSVTALIAAISAATARETYRTPMQELGRA
- the shiA gene encoding shikimate transporter; protein product: MKTKILATGNISAGRRARKAALGSFVGAVVDWYDFLLYGITAALVFNTQFFPNVSPTIGTLAAFATFGVGFLFRPLGGIVFGHFGDRLGRKRMLVITVMVMGVSTALIGLLPTYASIGWYAPLALVLLRALQGFAVGGEWGGAALMAVESAPEGKKAFYSSGVQVGYGVGLVLATGIVSILTHTLSNDAFMSWGWRVPFLVSIVLVLVAAWIRSTMEESQEFVAKVGSEHKVKVPLLAALRNHPESFLLIIALRMAEMFTMYIVTAFALAYSTKNLGMSRDLFLNISLLVGAVSCVTIPAFAMLADRIGLKRVYVTGAVIGLLSAVPFFLAMEARSVAWIVIFSVLLANIAHDMVVSVQQPLFTEFFGAEYRYSGAGVGYQFASVVCGGFTPFIATALLGVDGSWHAVAAYLAGGCLLSVIVSARMKMGKPAAQPSATPSYPQSTSSTLVI
- a CDS encoding DNA alkylation repair protein — translated: MAATENTALKEIFDKARFRSVALELAAIYPAFDAKRFLKIAFAGLDGLSLMQRLRRMTEALHATLPADYRKTVKILRALAPRIDHGFATLVLPDYVGQHGLDDFDWSMDALKYFTGFGSSEFAVREFLRADLQRALAIMQTWSRDDSEAVRRLASEGCRPRLPWSFRLDAILAEPSLAAPILENLRADPSLYVRKSVANHLNDVTKSHPDWVLDRLAAWPLDHPHCAWIARHALRSLIKAGNTRALAVIGAGAAPEVKLSKFAVTPRRLALGERVTLSFELASKSAASQHLVIDYKMHYVKKSGATAAKVFKLKELTLAAAQRVSVERSQSIRDFTTRVHYPGRHEIEILVNGLSLARGYFELNCGDE
- a CDS encoding SDR family NAD(P)-dependent oxidoreductase, with translation MTKQAKTTVLITGASGGIGATYAERLAARGHDLVLVARDQARMAALAERLRAETGVSIDIIKADLTEASDLKLVETRLREDARIGLLVNNAGAAAPGGLLDADVELQDRLIRLNITAVTRLAAAVIPRFVAQGEGAIVNIASVVALAPEFPLGVYGATKAYVLTYSQALNAELGARGLYVQAVLPAATRTEIWERSGRDVNALQGVMEVGELVDAALLGFDRREQVTIPSLPDAGQWETFNSARQAMLPNFAQEHAAERYRR
- a CDS encoding TetR/AcrR family transcriptional regulator yields the protein MKISREQVAENRTRILDAAARLFRERGFEGVTVAQIMNAASLTHGAFYGHFTSKDDLIAQACAHVLTPPGGDPHPQRMADFAAQYLSAAHRDDPGCACLFSTLGTEAVRAGDDVRHAMTESVRRQLEKFSQSAPGQTAEERRRAAVGSWSAMIGALMLARLVDDAELSDRLLADTLAWLEAGK
- a CDS encoding glycerophosphodiester phosphodiesterase family protein; the protein is MAMHLSNIRRTSRPVLILTQLAAAAALTACGGGGDSNNLASAKFQTLDGAAPLVIGHRGLPGLYPEETQPSYEAAADVGADSLEEDLHLTKDCVLVARHNPWLSDNTNITTVAQTNATVAARKRTVPGVLVNVSYSLATYGGPAQYLSDLTDPNDPKSVLKSLVVDGEDHTGDWSITDFTVAELKQWIGGTTYDARDQRPTALNGKYPILTMQEIIDIAKAKGAASGRTISIYPESKNPYWNNAQAIANGCGSGKHPFEDAIIKLIKDNNLNSKTAPIYVQSFDPASLKYMRAAGLNTKMVQLVDGNDVNYKTGEMIYQTSDVYNFVDGRPYSWTLAGDGRYFGAMLTPAGLAEIKTYADGIGPWKPQVMAHTIVPFKATNADGTPYTGSLADVNTITPTSLIADAHKAGLFVHSYTFRNEQKYLAGIYKGDPSAEFLTYFRAGIDGVFTDFANTGVAARTAFIKEARQ